A genomic segment from Dechloromonas denitrificans encodes:
- a CDS encoding CaiB/BaiF CoA transferase family protein, protein MPRSTACGARICPLNIGSRELNETQKPLAGLKVVELGTLIAGPFCTRIMAEFGAEVIKVEAPEGGDPLRQWRKLHEGTSLWWYVQARNKKSVTANLKHPEGREFVRRLIAEADILVENFRPGVLEKLGLGWDELKVLNPGLVMVRLSGFGQTGPYKDQPGFGAVGESMGGLRYITGFPDRPPVRTGISIGDSIAALWGAIGALMALRHKEVNGGAGQVVDVALYEGIFAMMESMVPEFDVFGFVRERTGNIMPGITPSNTHTTRDGKHVTIGANGDAIFKRFMKAMGRDDLANDPGLADNAGRDARRDEIYGLIDDWCAGHDEADVLAILAAAEVPSSRVYSAVDMFSDPQFIARQMFAQATLPDGKPFQMPGIVPKLSATPGGTEWIGPALGEHTVEVLSALGYTPEEIAALKENGAV, encoded by the coding sequence ATGCCACGGTCAACCGCTTGTGGGGCGAGAATTTGCCCGTTGAACATTGGGAGCCGTGAGTTGAACGAAACACAAAAACCGCTGGCCGGCCTGAAGGTCGTCGAGCTTGGTACGCTGATTGCCGGGCCGTTCTGTACCCGGATCATGGCCGAATTCGGTGCCGAGGTTATCAAGGTTGAAGCGCCGGAGGGCGGCGATCCCCTGCGCCAGTGGCGCAAGCTGCATGAGGGAACGTCGCTGTGGTGGTACGTCCAGGCGCGCAACAAGAAGTCGGTCACCGCCAACCTCAAACATCCGGAAGGCCGTGAATTCGTCCGCAGGCTGATTGCCGAAGCCGACATCCTGGTCGAAAATTTCCGCCCCGGCGTGCTTGAGAAACTCGGGCTGGGCTGGGATGAGCTGAAGGTGCTCAATCCAGGCCTGGTCATGGTGCGTCTGTCGGGCTTCGGCCAGACCGGGCCGTACAAGGATCAACCCGGATTCGGTGCGGTCGGCGAATCGATGGGCGGGCTGCGTTATATCACCGGATTTCCGGATCGGCCGCCGGTGCGTACCGGCATTTCAATCGGTGATTCGATTGCGGCGCTGTGGGGCGCGATCGGGGCGCTGATGGCGTTACGCCACAAGGAAGTCAATGGCGGTGCCGGCCAGGTCGTTGATGTGGCGCTCTACGAAGGCATTTTCGCGATGATGGAGTCGATGGTTCCCGAGTTCGATGTGTTCGGTTTCGTCCGCGAACGGACCGGCAACATCATGCCCGGCATCACGCCTTCCAATACGCACACCACGCGCGACGGCAAGCACGTCACCATTGGTGCCAACGGCGATGCCATCTTCAAACGCTTCATGAAAGCGATGGGGCGCGATGATCTGGCGAACGATCCGGGGCTGGCCGACAATGCCGGCCGGGATGCACGGCGCGATGAAATTTACGGTCTGATCGACGATTGGTGCGCCGGCCATGATGAAGCAGATGTGCTGGCGATTCTCGCTGCCGCCGAGGTGCCATCGTCGCGCGTCTATTCCGCGGTCGACATGTTTTCCGACCCGCAATTCATCGCCCGCCAGATGTTTGCCCAGGCCACCTTGCCGGATGGCAAACCATTCCAGATGCCGGGCATCGTGCCCAAGTTGTCGGCGACGCCGGGCGGTACCGAGTGGATTGGTCCGGCCTTGGGCGAGCACACCGTCGAGGTGTTGTCGGCCTTGGGTTACACGCCGGAAGAGATTGCTGCCCTGAAAGAAAACGGGGCGGTCTGA
- a CDS encoding methyl-accepting chemotaxis protein: MFKFSQTRISTRMQSLIGLALLGLLALCLTALFQLKSAMLEDRKEKTRNLVEIGLGVLTHHQKLAASGKMTDDEAKKAAKETLRGIRYGSNDYYFIVDTDHNYVLLPPKPEGEGQNRADMKDANGKFLIQEIVKAGKTGGGFVDYWFPRAGQQIPEPKLSYASVFAPWNWVIGTGIYIDDIDREYKANALLLGGIAAGLLVLLSLIGWQVSSSILRQLGGEPKDAAEIMQRVASGDLTARLDHAPAGSLLSALGNMVASLRQLVNEINSDANRLVTNAEQIASASDDVARAAEHQADSTSAMAAAIEELTVSSNHISDSARETARETNEAVQLADQGSDRVQRASEAIQKISGTVSSTSERIKALEERANQVSSIANVIKDIAGQTNLLALNAAIEAARAGEQGRGFAVVADEVRKLAERTSSATLEIEQMISGIQNDTIGAVSAMSAVLPEVQEGVDLAGAAAESLRAIEEGAHRTLARVGEVADATQEQSSASTSIAQRVEQIANMVEETTTTIRGTVETAHQLEAIANNLKRQIEKFSV; this comes from the coding sequence ATGTTCAAGTTTAGCCAAACCCGCATTTCAACGCGCATGCAATCGCTCATTGGGCTGGCTTTGCTCGGCCTGCTGGCACTTTGCCTGACCGCGCTGTTCCAGCTGAAGTCTGCGATGCTGGAAGACCGCAAGGAAAAAACCCGAAATCTGGTCGAAATCGGTCTCGGTGTACTTACCCATCACCAGAAGCTGGCCGCCAGCGGCAAGATGACTGACGACGAAGCCAAGAAAGCCGCCAAGGAAACCCTGCGCGGCATTCGCTATGGCAGCAACGATTACTACTTCATCGTAGACACCGACCACAACTACGTACTGCTCCCGCCCAAACCCGAAGGTGAAGGCCAGAATCGGGCAGACATGAAAGACGCCAACGGCAAGTTCCTGATCCAGGAAATCGTCAAGGCAGGCAAGACGGGTGGCGGTTTTGTCGATTACTGGTTCCCGCGAGCCGGCCAGCAGATCCCCGAACCGAAACTGTCTTACGCCAGCGTGTTCGCCCCGTGGAACTGGGTCATCGGCACCGGGATTTATATCGACGACATCGATCGTGAATACAAGGCAAATGCCCTGTTGCTCGGCGGCATTGCAGCCGGCCTGCTCGTTCTGCTCAGCCTGATCGGCTGGCAGGTCAGCAGCAGCATCCTGCGCCAACTCGGCGGAGAGCCGAAGGATGCAGCCGAAATCATGCAACGCGTCGCCAGCGGCGACCTGACCGCCCGACTCGATCATGCGCCAGCCGGCAGCCTGCTCAGCGCACTCGGCAACATGGTGGCTTCGCTGCGCCAGCTGGTCAATGAAATCAACAGTGACGCCAACCGCCTGGTGACCAATGCCGAACAGATCGCCAGCGCGTCCGATGATGTCGCACGTGCCGCCGAACACCAGGCAGACTCAACCTCCGCCATGGCGGCGGCGATCGAGGAACTGACCGTCAGTTCGAATCACATTTCCGACAGCGCCCGTGAAACCGCCCGCGAGACCAATGAAGCAGTTCAACTGGCCGACCAGGGCAGCGACCGGGTCCAGCGCGCCTCCGAAGCCATCCAGAAAATCTCCGGCACGGTCAGCAGCACCTCCGAACGCATCAAGGCGCTTGAGGAGCGCGCCAACCAGGTTTCCTCGATTGCCAACGTGATCAAGGACATTGCCGGACAAACCAATCTGCTGGCACTGAATGCCGCCATTGAAGCGGCGCGCGCCGGCGAGCAGGGGCGTGGTTTTGCGGTGGTTGCCGACGAAGTACGCAAGCTGGCTGAGCGCACCTCATCGGCCACGCTGGAAATCGAACAGATGATCAGCGGCATCCAGAACGACACGATCGGTGCCGTTTCGGCGATGAGCGCGGTCCTGCCGGAGGTTCAGGAAGGGGTCGATCTGGCGGGAGCGGCAGCAGAGTCGCTCAGGGCCATCGAGGAAGGTGCGCACCGGACGCTGGCTCGCGTTGGCGAAGTCGCCGATGCAACGCAGGAACAAAGTTCGGCCAGCACCTCGATCGCCCAGCGCGTCGAACAGATCGCCAATATGGTCGAAGAAACAACGACGACCATTCGCGGCACGGTCGAAACGGCTCACCAGCTTGAAGCCATCGCCAACAACCTCAAGCGACAGATCGAGAAGTTTTCAGTTTGA
- a CDS encoding energy transducer TonB, producing the protein MTRTNFRLLLALTLSLLLHIAPFIRDFVPQPKKQPPPTLQASLKPSLPAPPPVPLSLEKPAPAAKAEPSKKSVTTNSSKTPAETKKWLDNVKQQLKKQHERGEFYPAEAIAQGLEGEVLVLMLLDNDGQVAASRVEQSSGYKILDNAALQAVRALRSVPADAPRETLLPVRFRLR; encoded by the coding sequence ATGACCCGGACCAATTTCCGACTTCTGCTGGCCCTGACGCTTTCTCTGCTGCTGCACATCGCTCCATTCATCCGCGATTTTGTGCCACAACCCAAGAAACAACCGCCCCCCACACTGCAGGCAAGCCTGAAACCTTCCCTCCCGGCCCCACCGCCTGTGCCACTGAGCCTTGAAAAGCCGGCCCCGGCAGCCAAAGCCGAACCCAGCAAAAAATCAGTAACAACAAATTCATCAAAAACTCCAGCGGAAACAAAAAAATGGCTGGATAATGTCAAGCAGCAATTAAAGAAACAGCACGAACGTGGGGAGTTTTATCCTGCCGAAGCCATTGCTCAAGGGCTGGAAGGTGAAGTGCTGGTATTGATGCTTCTCGATAACGATGGGCAGGTTGCAGCAAGCCGGGTCGAACAAAGCAGTGGCTACAAAATCCTCGACAATGCGGCCCTGCAGGCGGTTCGCGCCTTGCGCTCGGTACCTGCCGACGCCCCCCGGGAAACATTGCTGCCGGTACGCTTCCGCCTGCGCTAA
- a CDS encoding ankyrin repeat domain-containing protein yields the protein MSLILPVAAQAAAILPTPLSFVHSMELGDVRQAEAWLDAGLPVDFMGSRTGTGLMIGAWEGNLELMRLFISRGAEIDRLNANGESAIVFAAWRGNLDAVKWLLERGAKINAPERHWSALHYAVFAGHTEVANYLLAQGADINAKSTNGSSVLMMAIYEGREDLARMLIEKGADRTPSNDWGDGALEWSMRYNHLNIARMLTNPEEFNIAVSQPKEKWGEPQRSMRMSKELEGLLKMRETLLERKLSTEAIDKRIAAERVRIVRSEMDRSNKPAKAATMEITASRKKPGEQSANIVYDENGKPSGYKVPPATYFGKPKMPPAGNIRGY from the coding sequence ATGAGCCTGATTTTGCCGGTAGCCGCTCAGGCTGCCGCCATTTTGCCGACGCCGCTTTCTTTTGTGCACAGCATGGAACTGGGCGATGTCAGGCAGGCGGAAGCCTGGCTTGATGCCGGATTGCCCGTCGACTTCATGGGCAGCCGAACCGGAACCGGCCTGATGATCGGTGCCTGGGAAGGGAATCTGGAACTGATGCGCCTCTTCATTTCGCGTGGGGCCGAGATTGACCGGCTTAATGCCAATGGCGAGTCAGCCATCGTTTTCGCGGCTTGGCGTGGCAATCTTGATGCTGTCAAATGGCTGCTTGAGCGAGGCGCCAAGATCAATGCGCCGGAACGCCACTGGTCGGCACTGCATTACGCCGTTTTTGCCGGGCACACGGAAGTCGCCAATTATTTGTTGGCGCAAGGGGCGGATATCAATGCCAAAAGCACGAATGGCTCCAGCGTCCTGATGATGGCAATTTATGAGGGGCGTGAGGATCTGGCCAGAATGCTCATCGAAAAAGGTGCCGATCGTACCCCCAGCAATGATTGGGGCGATGGCGCCCTGGAGTGGTCGATGCGCTACAACCATTTGAATATCGCCCGGATGCTGACCAATCCCGAAGAATTCAATATTGCGGTCAGCCAACCCAAGGAAAAATGGGGAGAGCCGCAACGTTCCATGCGCATGTCCAAGGAGCTGGAGGGGTTGTTGAAAATGCGGGAAACGCTGCTTGAGCGCAAATTGTCGACCGAGGCCATCGACAAGCGGATTGCTGCCGAGCGGGTCCGTATTGTGCGTAGTGAAATGGATCGATCGAACAAGCCGGCCAAGGCCGCGACGATGGAAATTACTGCCAGCCGCAAGAAGCCGGGCGAGCAGTCGGCCAATATTGTTTACGATGAAAATGGCAAACCCAGCGGCTACAAGGTTCCGCCGGCAACTTATTTCGGGAAACCGAAAATGCCGCCGGCCGGGAACATCCGAGGTTATTGA
- a CDS encoding MFS transporter, which yields MSPPESTKSIQKKVVISACFGTFLEWYDFLTFASLAIYFSVLFFPADDPVAALLASLGTFGVGMIVRPLGAAIFGSLGDRHGRRTIFLATIVLMGVSTVCVGLLPTYEQAGLLAPALLLVLRMLQGLSVGGEVGGAAVYLTEHAPEGKRGIYTSVLQLMGPLGMMASTLQIVVLQHFLSEADFKSWGWRIPFLLSALLLAISIKSRLSLHESPIFSQLRTRNALAKTPLRECFADRHTLGRMGLLFFCISAGGSLLFFSAQVYTGVFLKTVVNLPASQASTLVMISTLALFPATLFCGWLSDRIGRRPVLLTGLITGAITILPVFHGLLHYGKQATPDTTMITLLLLVLVIPLACITGPQTATLPELFPARTRYTAVALPHNLSAGWIGGMSPLMVTWLGVHFGDPLAGLWYPAGLLILASLIGLRFMPEVRNRPLDQ from the coding sequence ATGAGCCCGCCTGAATCAACCAAGAGCATCCAGAAAAAAGTGGTGATTTCCGCCTGCTTCGGCACATTTCTGGAATGGTATGACTTCCTGACCTTTGCTTCGCTAGCCATTTATTTCAGCGTGCTCTTCTTCCCGGCTGATGATCCGGTTGCCGCACTGCTCGCCAGCCTCGGCACATTTGGCGTCGGCATGATCGTACGGCCGCTCGGGGCGGCCATTTTTGGCTCGCTCGGCGACCGCCACGGTCGACGTACGATTTTCCTCGCCACGATTGTGCTGATGGGTGTTTCGACCGTTTGTGTCGGGCTGTTGCCAACCTACGAACAGGCTGGCTTGCTGGCCCCGGCCCTGCTGCTTGTACTGCGCATGCTGCAAGGCCTGTCGGTCGGCGGAGAGGTCGGCGGTGCGGCGGTCTACCTGACGGAACACGCGCCCGAAGGGAAACGGGGGATTTACACCAGCGTCCTGCAATTGATGGGCCCGCTGGGCATGATGGCCTCGACCTTGCAAATCGTTGTCCTGCAGCACTTTCTCAGCGAAGCCGACTTCAAATCCTGGGGCTGGCGAATTCCTTTCCTGCTCTCGGCCCTGTTGCTGGCCATCTCGATCAAGAGTCGCCTGAGCCTGCACGAATCACCGATTTTCAGTCAATTGCGCACCAGGAATGCATTGGCCAAAACTCCCCTGCGCGAATGCTTTGCCGACCGACACACGCTGGGCCGGATGGGTCTGCTTTTTTTCTGCATTTCAGCCGGCGGTTCATTGCTCTTTTTCTCGGCCCAGGTTTATACCGGTGTTTTCCTGAAAACAGTCGTCAATCTGCCCGCTTCGCAAGCCAGCACGCTGGTCATGATATCGACCCTCGCCCTCTTCCCGGCAACCCTTTTCTGCGGCTGGCTATCGGACCGGATCGGCCGTCGCCCGGTCTTGCTGACCGGCCTGATCACCGGCGCCATCACCATCCTGCCAGTTTTTCACGGACTGCTGCATTACGGTAAACAAGCCACGCCGGACACGACGATGATCACGCTACTGCTGCTGGTCCTGGTCATCCCGCTGGCGTGCATTACCGGACCACAGACAGCAACCCTGCCCGAACTTTTTCCAGCACGCACGCGTTATACCGCCGTCGCTCTGCCCCACAACCTGTCGGCCGGCTGGATCGGTGGCATGTCACCCTTGATGGTTACCTGGCTTGGCGTTCATTTTGGTGATCCACTGGCCGGCCTGTGGTATCCGGCAGGGCTGCTCATTCTGGCCAGCCTGATCGGCCTGCGTTTCATGCCTGAAGTAAGAAACCGGCCACTCGATCAATAA
- a CDS encoding response regulator transcription factor translates to MSELPQTIFVVDDDEAMRDSMTWLLEGEGYRVACFDSAENFLVARHDKMRGCLVLDVRMPEMSGLELHEKLDTLGSELPVIFVTGHGDVPMAVGALQRGACDFIEKPFHNEDLLSRIRRALELDSEIAARRQRDSAISLRMEQLTQREREVMTLVVAGKLNKQIADELDISMKTVEAHRARVMEKMGVRTLAELVKAVMTLN, encoded by the coding sequence ATGAGTGAGTTGCCGCAAACGATTTTTGTCGTCGATGACGACGAGGCCATGCGTGACTCGATGACCTGGCTGCTCGAAGGGGAAGGCTATCGGGTAGCCTGCTTCGACTCGGCTGAAAATTTCCTGGTGGCACGCCATGACAAGATGCGTGGCTGCCTGGTGCTTGATGTCCGGATGCCCGAGATGAGCGGGCTTGAATTACACGAAAAGCTCGATACGCTCGGTTCGGAATTGCCCGTCATCTTCGTCACCGGCCACGGCGACGTGCCGATGGCAGTTGGCGCCCTGCAACGTGGCGCCTGCGACTTCATCGAGAAACCCTTCCACAACGAGGACCTGCTTTCGCGCATTCGACGCGCGCTCGAACTGGATAGCGAAATAGCAGCGAGGCGTCAGCGGGACAGCGCCATCTCCCTGCGCATGGAGCAACTGACCCAACGCGAGCGCGAAGTGATGACGCTCGTTGTCGCTGGCAAGCTGAACAAGCAGATCGCCGATGAACTCGATATCAGCATGAAGACCGTCGAGGCGCACCGCGCCCGGGTCATGGAGAAAATGGGTGTCCGCACGCTGGCCGAACTGGTCAAGGCCGTGATGACCTTGAATTAA
- a CDS encoding PAS domain S-box protein, giving the protein MFIRPPPSQPKQTWLWFAPYIAIGIFSIAMLVVTALLQWREQDTAHSALEGDMHWAERTIENRLHAHQDFLAELGREQEFKQLTYETFQVRASRYVRDNPELAAIVWVSTEGKVEWVSPNESTATFVGEQLTDTRLAALQEALRTRRTLFSSNYPDAYQRQANDLIFPVQQGSSDLGAFIALQSLETLLRATLPAVFTARYSLTVVDATNQEVYSNSSVKPTDRKISGSISLDMPGNRLGLNIIAYRGGGAWLPFVPAGLIVILTLIATATLVQLRRHAHRRAETEEQLRAAYAFRQAMSQSLITGMRAIDLEGRITFVNAAFCRMTGFDESELVGISPPYPYWPDEEFDRLQNNIDQALAGQAPAAGFEMRIMRKNGERFDVRLYFSPLIDANGLQIGWMASMNDITEPKRARVELERAHERFVTVINGLDTAVHVADADSGEILFANRAFQNIFGFDTVGRDSAQVTAACRPMNEALSANPAELSSEELPCEIYDGEIQHALSGHWYHLHERAIRWVDGRTVRVQIAADITDKKHIDEVNLQQQKRLEQTSRLITMGEMASSLAHELNQPLSAIANYCAGCIKRMQAGNYRFEDLLAAMQKAADQAERAGKIIRRMRDMVKKSDPKREPISLDELVDEARAFADIEAQRTGTQIIVELPENLPKIVVDRIMIEQVLLNLVKNGIESMHNIPFERRRLFINARLADERMLEISVADQGHGLAEEDVEKIFAPFYTTKPEGMGIGLAICRSIIEFHQGRLWLEARREGGTTFRFTVPIEEEHE; this is encoded by the coding sequence ATGTTCATCCGCCCCCCTCCCAGCCAGCCCAAGCAAACCTGGCTCTGGTTCGCCCCCTACATTGCCATTGGCATTTTTTCCATTGCCATGCTGGTCGTCACCGCGCTACTGCAGTGGCGTGAGCAGGATACCGCCCACTCGGCGCTCGAAGGCGACATGCACTGGGCCGAACGGACCATTGAAAATCGCCTCCACGCGCATCAGGATTTCCTCGCGGAACTTGGGCGCGAACAGGAATTCAAGCAACTAACCTACGAAACCTTTCAGGTTCGTGCATCACGCTATGTCCGGGACAATCCCGAACTGGCAGCCATTGTCTGGGTCAGCACCGAAGGCAAGGTCGAATGGGTCTCGCCAAACGAGTCGACCGCGACATTTGTCGGCGAGCAACTAACCGACACTCGCCTGGCCGCCCTGCAGGAAGCACTGCGCACGCGTCGCACCTTGTTCAGCAGCAATTATCCCGACGCCTACCAACGCCAGGCCAACGACCTGATTTTCCCGGTCCAGCAAGGCAGCAGCGACCTGGGCGCCTTCATCGCCCTGCAATCGCTGGAAACACTGCTGCGCGCAACCTTGCCGGCGGTGTTCACGGCGCGCTACAGCCTGACGGTTGTCGATGCAACGAACCAGGAGGTTTACAGCAATTCCTCGGTCAAGCCGACCGACCGCAAGATTTCCGGCAGCATCAGCCTCGACATGCCGGGCAATCGGCTGGGCCTGAACATCATCGCCTATCGCGGCGGCGGCGCCTGGCTGCCCTTTGTGCCGGCCGGCCTGATCGTCATTCTGACCCTGATTGCGACAGCCACGCTGGTTCAGCTTCGGCGCCACGCCCACCGCCGGGCAGAAACCGAAGAGCAACTGCGCGCCGCCTATGCCTTCCGCCAGGCGATGTCCCAATCACTGATCACCGGCATGCGCGCCATTGATCTTGAAGGCCGGATCACCTTCGTCAATGCCGCGTTCTGCCGCATGACCGGGTTTGACGAGTCAGAGCTGGTCGGTATCTCCCCACCTTACCCTTACTGGCCCGATGAAGAGTTCGACCGCCTGCAAAACAATATCGACCAGGCACTGGCCGGTCAGGCACCGGCGGCCGGTTTTGAAATGCGCATCATGCGGAAAAATGGCGAACGCTTCGATGTCCGTCTCTATTTCTCGCCACTGATCGATGCCAACGGCCTGCAAATTGGCTGGATGGCCTCGATGAACGACATTACCGAACCGAAACGCGCCCGTGTCGAACTGGAACGGGCGCACGAGCGTTTTGTCACGGTGATCAACGGTCTGGATACCGCAGTGCACGTCGCCGACGCCGACTCAGGCGAAATCCTCTTCGCCAACCGCGCCTTCCAGAACATTTTTGGCTTCGATACCGTCGGGCGCGACTCGGCCCAGGTAACCGCAGCCTGCCGCCCGATGAACGAAGCCTTGAGCGCCAACCCGGCCGAACTGTCGAGCGAGGAATTGCCCTGCGAAATCTACGACGGTGAAATCCAGCACGCCCTCTCGGGACACTGGTACCACCTACACGAACGGGCAATCCGCTGGGTCGACGGACGCACCGTCCGGGTCCAGATTGCCGCCGACATCACCGACAAGAAGCACATCGACGAAGTCAATCTGCAACAGCAGAAACGCCTTGAGCAGACCTCGCGCCTGATCACCATGGGCGAAATGGCATCTTCGCTGGCCCACGAGTTGAACCAGCCCCTCTCGGCCATCGCCAACTACTGCGCCGGGTGCATCAAACGCATGCAGGCCGGTAACTATCGCTTTGAAGACCTGCTGGCGGCCATGCAAAAAGCAGCCGACCAGGCTGAACGTGCCGGCAAGATCATTCGCCGGATGCGCGACATGGTGAAAAAGAGCGACCCAAAACGCGAACCCATTTCACTCGACGAACTGGTGGACGAAGCACGTGCCTTTGCCGACATCGAAGCCCAGCGAACAGGTACGCAGATCATCGTTGAGCTGCCTGAAAATCTGCCCAAAATCGTGGTCGACCGCATCATGATTGAACAAGTGCTGCTTAATCTGGTGAAAAATGGCATCGAATCGATGCACAATATCCCCTTCGAACGTCGCCGCCTGTTCATCAATGCCCGACTGGCCGATGAGCGCATGCTGGAAATCAGTGTCGCCGACCAGGGGCACGGACTGGCCGAAGAAGATGTCGAGAAGATTTTCGCCCCTTTCTACACCACCAAACCGGAAGGAATGGGCATCGGGCTGGCAATCTGCCGCTCGATCATCGAATTCCACCAGGGCCGGCTTTGGCTGGAAGCACGCCGGGAAGGCGGCACGACCTTCCGTTTCACCGTACCGATAGAGGAAGAACATGAGTGA